In the genome of Rhodospirillaceae bacterium, the window ACCAGAATCTGGACGTCGTGATCGACCTGGCGCAGCACGCCGAGGCCGTCGGCTGCCCCTATATCGTCGTCCACGCGCCGGTGCTGCATTTCAACACCGATCCCGACGACACGGTCTACGAGTATTACCGCTATATCTGCGAGCGGGTGGATATCGCCGTCGCGATGTGGAGCCACCCGGACAGCGGCTACCTGATGAGCCCGGAACTGTGCAGCCGGGTCGCCGACCTGCCGAACGTCGTGGCGATCAAATACAGCGTGCCGCGGGAGATGTACGCCCGCCTCACCGACCTCGCCGGCGACCGCATCCTGGTCAGCACCGCGTCGGAAGACGAATGGTTCGACAATATCGTCGAACTGGGCTGGCAACTCTATCTCTGCTCCTCGCCGCCCTACCTGATCCAGACCGCCGCCGACAAGCGGATGCGCGAATATACCGACCTCGTCTTCGCCGGCGAGACCGCGAAGGCGCGCGCGGTGCGCGACAGCCTCGACCCGGTGCGCAAGGCGCTCAAGGGCACGCGCCCGCCGGGCAAGCCCCACAGCCACCAGAAATACTGGCAGGACCTGCTCGGCCAGACCGGCGGCCATGTCCGCCGCCCCGGCCTGCCGCTGACCGAGGCAGAGAAGGCGGCGACGCGCGCGGCCTTCGATTCCTGTGGCCTCGTGCTCGACAGTCCGGCACGGGCCGCCTGACCGTGGCGGAGGCGAACCGGGACCAGATCGAATTCTGGTCCACAACCCAGGGCCACAAGTGGTTGCGCCTGGAAGACCGCATCGAGCGGATGATGACGCCGTTCACCGAGGCCGGCCTAGCCGCGCTCGGCGACATTTCCGGCCGGCATTGCCTCGACATCGGCTGCGGCGCGGCCGGGACCACGCTGGCGCTGGCCGACGCTGCGGGCGAAAGCGGGTCCGCCGCCGGCATCGACGTGTCGCCGCCCCTGCTCGAACGGGCGTGGGAACGGGCGAAACGGCGCAAGAATGTGTGCTTCGCGGAAGGCGACGCCCAGGACTACGCGTTCCGGGAGGACACGTTCGACATCCTGTTCTCGCGCTTCGGCATCATGTTTTTCAAGGATACAGCCGCAGCCCTCGCCAACCTGCGCCGCGCCAGCGTGCCGGGCGCGCGGCTGGTCTTCATCGTGTGGCGCGAGCCGCGGGAGAACCCGTGGGTGATGATCCCGGTTTCGGCGGCCAAGGCCTTCGTCGAACTACCGCCGCGCCCAGCGCCGGGCGAGCCGAGCCAGTTCCAGTGGGCCGATGCCGAACTGGCGACCGGCTGGCTGGAAGGCGCCGGCTGGCGCGACTGCCGCTTCGCGCCGCTCGATATTGCGCTGAAAATGCCGGGCGAGCCGCTCGAAGCGGCGCGTTTCCTGCTCCAGATGGGGCCCGGAGCCGCGCTGCTCGCCGAAGCCGGCGGCGATCTCGCCGAACGCGCCGAAGTTGCGCTGGCGGAAGACCTCGTCCCACATCTGCGCAACGGCGCGGTGATCCTGGACAGCGCCTGCTGGATCGTCTCGGCGACCGCCGGCTGACCTGCCCGCAGC includes:
- a CDS encoding dihydrodipicolinate synthase family protein; the encoded protein is MALPYRKSEAKDYAREHMKGIWAAALTPFAGEGAIDEAAVRRNLRHWIDDLEIDGFFISGKQGEFFAMSLDERKRCLEIAVEECAGGPASTIMSCSDQNLDVVIDLAQHAEAVGCPYIVVHAPVLHFNTDPDDTVYEYYRYICERVDIAVAMWSHPDSGYLMSPELCSRVADLPNVVAIKYSVPREMYARLTDLAGDRILVSTASEDEWFDNIVELGWQLYLCSSPPYLIQTAADKRMREYTDLVFAGETAKARAVRDSLDPVRKALKGTRPPGKPHSHQKYWQDLLGQTGGHVRRPGLPLTEAEKAATRAAFDSCGLVLDSPARAA
- a CDS encoding class I SAM-dependent methyltransferase, translating into MAEANRDQIEFWSTTQGHKWLRLEDRIERMMTPFTEAGLAALGDISGRHCLDIGCGAAGTTLALADAAGESGSAAGIDVSPPLLERAWERAKRRKNVCFAEGDAQDYAFREDTFDILFSRFGIMFFKDTAAALANLRRASVPGARLVFIVWREPRENPWVMIPVSAAKAFVELPPRPAPGEPSQFQWADAELATGWLEGAGWRDCRFAPLDIALKMPGEPLEAARFLLQMGPGAALLAEAGGDLAERAEVALAEDLVPHLRNGAVILDSACWIVSATAG